In Agarivorans gilvus, one genomic interval encodes:
- a CDS encoding family 16 glycosylhydrolase, whose product MKTQAILGIGITLLTISATQAASYFKDDFNWGYNSGIWQARSGSNGSPFGCSFTPSKISPSSHGITLGVAPNQCAELRTKSLVGYGRIQSSLKTGNARGTVASIFTYTSWHDVPGRAWQEIDIEFLPSLGNVVHTNLIYQPQGGTYQSWEQDIDLGQYGLNIYQDLIHIGFDWSSWKVDWYVIDPSGNTRIIRTLYRDNGDGYVASNEVPQYAWPVDSTRIMINHWHGDNSASGMYFPQQYYWQNNWAYYDYLEYVPK is encoded by the coding sequence ATGAAAACCCAAGCAATACTTGGTATTGGCATTACGCTACTAACAATAAGCGCAACCCAAGCAGCGAGTTATTTTAAAGATGACTTTAACTGGGGTTATAACTCGGGCATTTGGCAAGCCAGAAGTGGCAGTAATGGTAGTCCTTTTGGTTGTAGCTTTACTCCATCCAAGATTTCGCCAAGTTCTCACGGTATTACATTAGGGGTGGCTCCTAATCAATGTGCCGAGCTGAGAACAAAATCATTAGTAGGTTATGGTCGAATTCAATCTAGTCTTAAAACTGGTAATGCTCGTGGTACTGTAGCTTCAATTTTTACTTACACGTCGTGGCATGATGTGCCTGGCCGAGCTTGGCAAGAAATTGATATTGAGTTTTTACCTAGCCTAGGAAATGTTGTACATACTAATTTGATTTATCAACCCCAAGGCGGCACGTACCAAAGCTGGGAGCAAGATATCGACCTAGGACAATACGGCCTGAATATCTACCAAGATCTTATACATATTGGTTTTGATTGGTCTAGTTGGAAAGTAGACTGGTATGTAATCGATCCGTCAGGGAATACCCGTATTATTCGCACTCTATACCGTGATAATGGCGATGGATATGTCGCGTCCAATGAAGTGCCGCAGTATGCATGGCCGGTGGATTCGACCCGCATCATGATAAACCATTGGCACGGTGATAACTCTGCCAGTGGTATGTACTTTCCGCAACAATACTACTGGCAAAACAACTGGGCTTACTACGATTACTTAGAATACGTGCCTAAATAA